A part of Primulina eburnea isolate SZY01 chromosome 10, ASM2296580v1, whole genome shotgun sequence genomic DNA contains:
- the LOC140803587 gene encoding transcription repressor OFP15-like translates to MGKKMKLPFLFKAAASPSPSPSAATSWQWPACVNNPKTLSFRANQNEDIYKTMNSAYLEFTESIPDYSEGSFSYEGANIDPSAVIRGLRSSDRLFFEPGETNSILEEARTHDFPYKETVSILAIDSRDPFSDFRASMEEMVEAHGLKDWECLEELLTWYLRVNGRSTHGYVIEAFVDLLLHLSLVAPDSSKTAIDEPACSSSSNTTLNSLTSPLSFSSSTYSSICSPCLSSLENEDEIVVEKVVGCSSSSSSSSQINASSSSSSGGRWVYS, encoded by the exons ATGGGCAAGAAAATGAAGCTCCCATTTCTTTTCAAGGCCGCCGCTTCCCCCTCTCCCTCCCCTTCCGCCGCCACTTCTTGGCAGTGGCCAGCCTGCGTCAACAACCCCAAAACCCTCTCTTTCAGAGCGAACCAAAACGAAGACATATACAAAACCATGAACTCGGCATATCTTGAATTTACGGAAAGTATTCCAGATTATTCTGAAGGAAGTTTCTCCTATGAGGGGGCTAACATCGATCCATCTGCGGTGATTCGAGGGCTGAGATCGTCCGACAGGCTGTTCTTCGAGCCTGGAGAGACGAACTCCATCCTGGAAGAAGCAAGAACCCATGATTTTCCATACAAGGAAACCGTCTCCATCTTGGCTATTGATTCCAGGGACCCATTCTCGGATTTCAGGGCTTCTATggaggaaatggtggaggctCACGGGTTAAAGGACTGGGAATGTCTGGAGGAGCTTCTGACTTGGTACCTTCGTGTTAATGGCCGAAGTACCCATGGATATGTCATTGAAGCTTTTGTAGATTTGTTGTTGCACCTTTCTTTAGTCGCACCTGATTCTTCCAAAACCGCCATTGATGAGCCAGCTTGCTCTTCCTCTTCGAATACCACGCTGAATTCTTTGACTTCTCCTCtatctttttcttcttccaCTTATTCCTCAATCTGCAGCCCTTGTTTATCTTCCCTAGAGAATGAAGATGAAATAGTTGTGGAGAAAGTTGTTGGCTGTTCTTCTTCATCGTCATCTTCTTCACAAATTAatgcttcttcttcttcttcttcag GTGGAAGATGGGTATATAGTTAG
- the LOC140842630 gene encoding uncharacterized protein isoform X2, producing MILNHFLPISRTNFSNYRRFLGTRCSISRMGSEMTSLGSTRKHSNFRIINVSGYKADLLEIDCQDPTFHVLFIPGNPGVISFYTEFLESLFELLGGTARVTAIGHVSHTQKNWESGRLFSLQEQIEHKISFIEHVFQDALPIVLVGHSIGSHISLELFRRYEEKVIYCICLYPFLAMDAASSKQATIRRIALSPALSTGLSSLVAFLGFLPGRFSRFIAKKILGKSCSSFTVEVLCTHVLKYHVMRNMLFMAKTEFEKLPEKPDFDFIGGNKSKLGFLFGSDDHWAPLRLYEEIYEKVPDATLAIEREGHTHAFSCTDAGSTWVAQHVCSLIKKHLPNDILFHN from the exons ATGATTCTTAACCATTTTTTACCCATTTCAAGAACTAATTTTTCCAACTACAG GAGATTTTTGGGCACGAGGTGTTCAATTTCTCGTATGGGCAGCGAGATGACAAGTCTTGGGTCGACAAGGAAGCATTCTAATTTTCGGATAATTAACGTTTCTGG ATACAAAGCAGATTTGTTGGAGATTGATTGCCAGGATCCTACGTTTCATGTCTTGTTTATTCCTGGCAATCCTG GTGTTATCTCCTTTTACACCGAGTTTTTGGAGTCATTGTTTGAGCTGCTAGGAGGGACCGCTCGTGTCACAG CTATTGGCCATGTATCTCACACGCAAAAG AACTGGGAATCAGGAAGATTGTTCTCattacaagaacaaattgagcATAAG ATTAGCTTCATTGAGCATGTATTTCAAGATGCATTGCCAATTGTACTG GTTGGCCATTCTATTGGTTCTCACATATCTCTTGAATTATTTAGAAGGTATGAGGAGAAG GTCATATACTGCATTTGCCTGTATCCATTTTTGGCTATGGATGCTGCATCATCAAAACAGGCTACAATTAGGAGAATTGCCTT GTCTCCAGCTCTAAGTACTGGATTAAGCTCCCTTGTAGCCTTTCTCGGATTTCTCCCGGGCCGTTTTTCAAGATTCATTGCCAAGAAAATTTTAGGCAAATCCTGTTCTTCTTTTACAGTGGAGGTTCTATGTACTCATGTACTTAAG TATCATGTGATGCGGAATATGCTATTCATGGCAAAGACTGAATTCGAGAAG CTACCCGAAAAACCAGATTTCGATTTCATTGGAGGAAATAAAAGCAAACTGGGCTTTCTGTTCGGCAGTGATGATCACTGGGCTCCTTTGCGTTTATACGAAGAG ATTTACGAGAAGGTACCCGATGCAACACTGGCAATCGAACGCGAGGGTCATACTCATGCATTCTCCTGCACCGATGCCGGTTCAACATGGGTTGCTCAGCATGTCTGTAGCTTGATCAAGAAACACCTACCAAATGACATACTATTCCATAACTAG
- the LOC140842630 gene encoding uncharacterized protein isoform X1: MILNHFLPISRTNFSNYSRRFLGTRCSISRMGSEMTSLGSTRKHSNFRIINVSGYKADLLEIDCQDPTFHVLFIPGNPGVISFYTEFLESLFELLGGTARVTAIGHVSHTQKNWESGRLFSLQEQIEHKISFIEHVFQDALPIVLVGHSIGSHISLELFRRYEEKVIYCICLYPFLAMDAASSKQATIRRIALSPALSTGLSSLVAFLGFLPGRFSRFIAKKILGKSCSSFTVEVLCTHVLKYHVMRNMLFMAKTEFEKLPEKPDFDFIGGNKSKLGFLFGSDDHWAPLRLYEEIYEKVPDATLAIEREGHTHAFSCTDAGSTWVAQHVCSLIKKHLPNDILFHN, encoded by the exons ATGATTCTTAACCATTTTTTACCCATTTCAAGAACTAATTTTTCCAACTACAG TAGGAGATTTTTGGGCACGAGGTGTTCAATTTCTCGTATGGGCAGCGAGATGACAAGTCTTGGGTCGACAAGGAAGCATTCTAATTTTCGGATAATTAACGTTTCTGG ATACAAAGCAGATTTGTTGGAGATTGATTGCCAGGATCCTACGTTTCATGTCTTGTTTATTCCTGGCAATCCTG GTGTTATCTCCTTTTACACCGAGTTTTTGGAGTCATTGTTTGAGCTGCTAGGAGGGACCGCTCGTGTCACAG CTATTGGCCATGTATCTCACACGCAAAAG AACTGGGAATCAGGAAGATTGTTCTCattacaagaacaaattgagcATAAG ATTAGCTTCATTGAGCATGTATTTCAAGATGCATTGCCAATTGTACTG GTTGGCCATTCTATTGGTTCTCACATATCTCTTGAATTATTTAGAAGGTATGAGGAGAAG GTCATATACTGCATTTGCCTGTATCCATTTTTGGCTATGGATGCTGCATCATCAAAACAGGCTACAATTAGGAGAATTGCCTT GTCTCCAGCTCTAAGTACTGGATTAAGCTCCCTTGTAGCCTTTCTCGGATTTCTCCCGGGCCGTTTTTCAAGATTCATTGCCAAGAAAATTTTAGGCAAATCCTGTTCTTCTTTTACAGTGGAGGTTCTATGTACTCATGTACTTAAG TATCATGTGATGCGGAATATGCTATTCATGGCAAAGACTGAATTCGAGAAG CTACCCGAAAAACCAGATTTCGATTTCATTGGAGGAAATAAAAGCAAACTGGGCTTTCTGTTCGGCAGTGATGATCACTGGGCTCCTTTGCGTTTATACGAAGAG ATTTACGAGAAGGTACCCGATGCAACACTGGCAATCGAACGCGAGGGTCATACTCATGCATTCTCCTGCACCGATGCCGGTTCAACATGGGTTGCTCAGCATGTCTGTAGCTTGATCAAGAAACACCTACCAAATGACATACTATTCCATAACTAG
- the LOC140803698 gene encoding F-box/kelch-repeat protein At3g23880-like has translation MVKKMKKIAIDGEGDGCALPDAIVEDILSRLRSKTLMKLRIVCKKWKTLISTRYFRRLHDEKSLKYPNLLLLRDSSSHDYVLTTVSLDGDVLDQWNLPLPSGQDLYRLPSQWGPSNLVCFVVNLKRFFVCNPSVRKVIYLPQQQYSEVIKAYGFCYLPSTNQYVIISVSRNQWQMITFSYSNDLKDLSTGGWKPINKNKTPCILDCYQDGVFVNGVFYWVGRTRSSLWTEHARRSYWRGLPGIWNPCFLCFDLYEEKFFDVAFPDGVDSYICTLHDVNGDLHMLSHHGWSSKTLWKLEDVQNQKWIKQYTIKSESYFRTLMVGEDGEMLVYRNEFLEWCIMQDKVVTIRRKGDKILGHCKYVKAMQLHTDTLLMS, from the coding sequence ATGGTGAAAAAGATGAAGAAAATTGCAATTGATGGAGAAGGAGATGGTTGCGCTCTGCCCGATGCCATTGTGGAGGATATACTATCAAGGTTGCGCTCTAAAACCCTTATGAAACTAAGGATCGTCTGCAAAAAGTGGAAAACTTTGATCTCTACTCGTTATTTCAGGCGCCTACACGATgaaaaatctctcaaatatCCGAATCTTTTACTCTTGCGAGATTCCTCTTCCCATGATTATGTTTTAACCACCGTTAGCCTCGACGGAGATGTGCTGGACCAATGGAATCTCCCTCTCCCCTCCGGCCAAGACTTGTACAGGTTGCCCTCCCAATGGGGGCCAAGTAATCTCGTGTGCTTCGTGGTCAACCTGAAGAGATTCTTCGTGTGTAATCCAAGTGTTAGGAAAGTCATCTATTTACCCCAACAACAATATTCAGAAGTCATCAAGGCCtatggtttctgttatcttccTAGCACGAACCAATACGTTATCATCAGCGTAAGTCGCAATCAATGGCAGATGATCACTTTTTCCTATAGCAACGACTTAAAAGACTTGAGTACTGGTGGCTGGAAACCCATTAATAAGAACAAGACACCATGTATTCTAGATTGCTACCAGGATGGTGTTTTTGTTAATGGGGTTTTCTACTGGGTAGGACGCACTCGTAGTTCACTCTGGACAGAACACGCTCGTAGGTCATACTGGAGAGGACTCCCTGGTATTTGGAATCCATGTTTCCTGTGCTTCGACTTGTATGAGGAAAAATTCTTCGATGTTGCATTTCCAGATGGGGTCGACTCCTATATTTGCACGCTTCACGATGTAAATGGAGATTTGCATATGCTTTCACATCACGGCTGGTCATCGAAGACATTGTGGAAGCTTGAAGATGTTCAGAATCAGAAATGGATTAAACAGTACACCATTAAGTCTGAATCATATTTCAGAACACTGATGGTAGGTGAAGATGGAGAGATGCTGGTTTACCGCAATGAATTTCTGGAATGGTGTATAATGCAAGATAAGGTTGTTACGATTAGAAGAAAAGGGGACAAAATTTTGGGGCATTGCAAATACGTGAAGGCTATGCAACTCCACACTGATACCCTCTTAATGTCATGA